The following are encoded together in the Hypnocyclicus thermotrophus genome:
- a CDS encoding DUF5049 domain-containing protein has product MNKKIKEQILAVRDTGLTNMFDIHAVQRIAYEMDFYELVNFIEDEKEKYVKFIINGQED; this is encoded by the coding sequence ATGAATAAGAAAATTAAAGAACAGATTCTTGCAGTTCGTGATACAGGCCTTACCAATATGTTTGATATCCATGCGGTACAAAGAATTGCCTATGAAATGGATTTTTATGAACTGGTGAATTTCATTGAAGATGAAAAGGAAAAGTATGTGAAATTCATAATCAACGGTCAAGAGGATTAA
- a CDS encoding virulence protein: MIIKYNVSGKERKKLVHAIARWLECDVKYLGAPTFAYRVDNFTIDKDGNLAFEDKTDSEIVERLLEHLYDEGYECENIAEEPQGIAIQMPLEGFDDGSLKNLRTLVEAKGNLIKKAIGVNELPINILNDRLDFPWFPEEPTPDEVKAYMHFITALCNLAKKQKRVTVKKKDIDNEKYAFRCFLLRLGFIGSEYKEERKILLHRLTGSTAFKNGKKDEEVKSCE; this comes from the coding sequence ATGATTATTAAGTATAATGTTTCTGGCAAGGAACGAAAAAAACTAGTTCACGCTATTGCAAGATGGCTGGAGTGCGATGTGAAATATTTAGGTGCTCCGACATTTGCTTACAGGGTAGATAATTTTACCATTGATAAAGATGGTAACCTTGCCTTTGAAGACAAAACTGACAGCGAAATAGTAGAGCGTTTGCTTGAACATCTCTATGATGAAGGCTATGAATGTGAGAATATAGCTGAAGAACCACAGGGTATTGCAATTCAAATGCCACTGGAAGGGTTTGACGATGGTTCACTTAAGAACTTACGCACCCTAGTTGAGGCAAAAGGCAATCTTATTAAAAAAGCAATCGGAGTAAATGAACTTCCAATTAACATCCTTAATGATAGATTGGATTTTCCTTGGTTTCCTGAAGAGCCTACTCCAGATGAAGTAAAGGCCTATATGCATTTTATAACGGCTCTTTGCAATTTAGCAAAGAAACAAAAAAGGGTAACTGTAAAGAAAAAAGATATCGATAACGAGAAGTATGCATTCCGTTGTTTCCTTTTAAGGCTTGGTTTTATTGGAAGTGAGTATAAGGAAGAACGCAAGATTCTTCTTCACAGATTAACAGGGTCAACTGCATTTAAAAATGGCAAAAAGGATGAGGAGGTGAAATCATGCGAGTAA
- a CDS encoding DUF4314 domain-containing protein encodes MRVISKEELKSLRKQYTAGCRVELLQMDDIQAPPIGTKGTVIGVDDIGSIMVKWDNGCGLSVAYGEDRCRRIDNE; translated from the coding sequence ATGCGAGTAATTTCTAAAGAGGAACTAAAAAGCCTTCGTAAGCAATATACAGCAGGATGTCGAGTTGAACTTCTACAGATGGATGACATACAAGCACCACCAATAGGAACAAAAGGAACAGTTATTGGTGTTGATGATATTGGTTCAATCATGGTGAAATGGGACAATGGTTGTGGCCTTTCGGTAGCCTATGGCGAAGATAGGTGTAGGAGGATTGACAATGAATAA
- a CDS encoding virulence-associated E family protein produces the protein MKIAYGNSRLDKKWKNSDVTWEDFCNRVKTTQRTTETQEEYRKMKKGGQDSIKDVGGFVGGHLKNGRRKKGNVLSRSMLTLDMDYGTPNIWGEICTLFPYQCCIYSTHKHTPKSPRLRLIIPFLRDVSEEEYVAVSRMVAKEIGIDLFDDTTYEPERLMYWPSTSRNGEFVYKEKDGALLDPDIFLDKYDDWRDTTTWPVSSRQSEVINRSLKEQADPLSKEGVVGTFCRTYSVRAAIDKFLKEVYEPSAISGRYDYIPADSSAGVIIYDDKFAYSHHATDPASGRLLNAFDMVRIHKFGNLDDRVVQTTSPSKLPSYIAMCEFAIKDEEVKAQFAKERIEQTVVEFTQSDWQTALELDKQGKIKETLDNIVLILRNDSELQSIAFNKHRDGIDAKNGLPWVQMKDGWSDSDNAALKVYLSNKYGIYSPTKTKDAILAVAAERAYHPIKEYLDNLPEWDSVKRVETLLVDYFGATDNSYTRAVTRKMMVAAVTRIYHPGTKFDSVLILNGPQGIGKSTFFAKLAGDWFSDSLTLTDMKDKSGAEKLQGYWILELGELNGMRKTDVETVKSFITRVDDKYRASYGINVESHPRQCIIVGSTNAESGFLRDITGNRRFWPVPIQGGSKKKSWQMSVYDVEQIWAETLLMYAKGEKLYLEGQEANIATLEQADAMESDEREGLVRSYLDILLPKDWDNMSLFERRNFLNGSEFGGDNHEGSVKRTFVCNMEIWCECFGKEASALKPADSYAIAAIMRKLSEWNKYKGNKNGTMMFPIYGKQRCYSRSE, from the coding sequence ATGAAAATAGCATATGGTAACAGCCGATTGGATAAGAAATGGAAAAACAGTGATGTTACTTGGGAAGATTTCTGTAATCGGGTCAAAACAACACAACGTACTACCGAAACTCAAGAAGAATATCGAAAGATGAAAAAGGGTGGACAGGATTCCATTAAGGATGTTGGTGGCTTTGTTGGTGGTCATTTAAAAAATGGAAGAAGAAAGAAAGGCAATGTATTATCACGATCTATGCTTACACTTGATATGGATTATGGAACACCTAATATATGGGGAGAAATTTGCACCTTATTTCCATATCAATGTTGTATTTATTCAACACATAAACACACACCGAAAAGTCCAAGATTACGTCTTATTATTCCTTTTTTAAGAGATGTTAGTGAAGAGGAGTATGTAGCAGTTAGTCGAATGGTTGCAAAAGAAATCGGTATAGATCTTTTTGACGATACAACCTACGAACCGGAAAGGTTGATGTATTGGCCGTCCACTTCTAGGAACGGTGAGTTTGTATATAAGGAAAAAGATGGGGCATTGCTTGATCCAGATATATTTTTAGATAAATACGATGATTGGCGTGATACAACGACTTGGCCAGTATCAAGCAGGCAATCTGAAGTAATAAATCGCTCATTAAAAGAACAGGCTGATCCGCTTTCTAAAGAGGGGGTTGTCGGTACTTTTTGCCGTACTTATTCCGTGAGAGCAGCAATTGATAAATTTCTTAAAGAGGTATATGAGCCTTCTGCTATTTCAGGCAGATATGATTATATACCTGCTGATTCAAGTGCTGGTGTCATTATCTATGATGATAAGTTCGCATATTCTCATCATGCGACAGATCCTGCAAGTGGTAGGCTACTCAATGCCTTTGACATGGTCCGTATTCATAAATTTGGCAATCTTGATGATAGAGTAGTACAAACAACATCTCCCAGCAAACTTCCGTCATATATAGCTATGTGTGAGTTTGCCATTAAAGATGAAGAAGTAAAAGCTCAGTTTGCAAAAGAGCGTATTGAACAAACTGTGGTTGAGTTTACCCAAAGTGATTGGCAGACAGCACTTGAACTGGATAAGCAAGGAAAAATCAAGGAAACCCTTGATAATATTGTTCTTATTCTTCGAAATGATTCGGAACTACAGTCCATTGCTTTTAATAAACACCGTGATGGTATTGATGCAAAAAACGGACTACCTTGGGTACAAATGAAGGATGGTTGGAGCGATTCTGATAATGCAGCATTGAAAGTGTATCTTTCTAATAAATATGGAATTTATTCACCTACAAAAACAAAGGATGCAATACTGGCTGTAGCAGCAGAACGTGCCTATCACCCTATAAAAGAATATCTTGACAACCTACCAGAATGGGATAGTGTGAAAAGAGTTGAAACTTTGCTTGTCGATTATTTTGGAGCAACTGATAATTCCTATACAAGAGCAGTTACAAGAAAGATGATGGTCGCGGCGGTAACCCGTATTTATCATCCAGGTACAAAGTTTGACAGTGTACTGATACTTAACGGTCCACAAGGAATTGGTAAGTCCACATTCTTTGCAAAGCTTGCTGGGGATTGGTTTTCTGATAGCTTAACGCTTACGGATATGAAAGATAAATCTGGTGCTGAAAAACTGCAGGGATATTGGATTTTGGAACTAGGAGAACTTAATGGTATGCGAAAAACCGATGTAGAAACGGTAAAATCCTTTATTACCCGTGTGGATGATAAGTATCGTGCATCGTATGGGATTAATGTGGAAAGTCATCCCAGACAGTGTATTATTGTAGGCTCAACCAATGCTGAAAGTGGGTTCTTGCGAGATATAACAGGTAACCGTAGATTTTGGCCTGTACCGATACAAGGTGGATCAAAAAAGAAATCCTGGCAAATGTCTGTATATGATGTGGAGCAGATATGGGCAGAAACTTTGCTTATGTATGCAAAAGGAGAAAAACTCTATCTTGAAGGTCAAGAGGCTAATATTGCAACACTTGAACAGGCAGATGCAATGGAATCAGATGAGCGTGAAGGATTGGTTCGCAGTTACCTTGATATTTTACTTCCTAAGGATTGGGACAATATGTCTTTATTCGAACGTCGTAATTTTTTAAACGGTAGTGAATTTGGTGGAGATAACCATGAAGGGTCGGTTAAACGAACTTTTGTCTGTAATATGGAAATATGGTGTGAATGTTTTGGAAAAGAGGCATCCGCATTAAAGCCTGCTGATTCATATGCTATTGCTGCTATTATGCGTAAGCTCTCCGAGTGGAACAAGTATAAAGGGAACAAGAACGGAACAATGATGTTCCCAATTTACGGTAAGCAGCGTTGTTACTCTCGAAGCGAGTAA
- a CDS encoding DNA cytosine methyltransferase, translated as MKQNKPQSMSGLTLGSLFDGSGGFPLGGLISGITPVWASEIEPFPIRVTTKRLPFIKHYGDVSKLDGAKIEPVDIITFGSPCQDMSVAGKRKGLNGNRSSLFYEAIRIIKEMRCATNGKYPRYIVWENVPGAFSSNKGEDFRAVLEEICKIKDAGITVPKPKKWSAAGEIMADEGTCSRFSVAWRVLDAQYWGVPQRRKRIFLVADFAGRGAGEILFKSEGLSGYSAESFRSWQRTTSDAIKGIKKTSTVCLNDQGGKRMDLTKDVTCTLRAESHHPPLVFENHSQDSRYKGPLDVSQTILSTFGTGGNNQPFVVETPKTLKIRCGCEGGGKGALIQDDISATLGCNNDQTLFVPKVYGICSKDSNSMKSDNPNSGIYEADTSRTIDANGSNPSCNQGGMAVVESYALQGSMIGRKDKNGPQGDGIGEEVSFTLNTADHHAVAYGIDRAAFNQGENAKYSFAVDEEVEPTMVAKGPGAVAHPTYSASKASFFTSAKEELANTLVATDYKDPPLINDVDGLDYIVRRLTPIECASLQGFPKWWCSNLETKNPTQDEIILWKEIFKVHAKAIGKNTKPKTDNQIRKWLQKPHSDSAEYKMWGNGVALPCVCFVLSGIVWFTQFDSK; from the coding sequence ATGAAACAAAATAAACCTCAGTCAATGAGTGGACTTACTCTTGGTAGTCTTTTTGACGGTTCGGGTGGCTTTCCATTAGGCGGCTTGATATCTGGTATAACCCCTGTGTGGGCATCGGAAATTGAGCCGTTTCCTATTAGAGTAACAACAAAAAGGCTACCCTTTATAAAACATTACGGTGATGTTTCAAAACTAGATGGTGCCAAAATAGAACCAGTGGATATTATTACATTTGGCTCACCCTGCCAAGATATGTCCGTTGCAGGTAAGCGAAAAGGCTTAAATGGTAATCGCTCAAGCCTTTTTTATGAGGCAATAAGAATTATAAAAGAAATGAGGTGTGCAACCAATGGCAAATATCCAAGATATATCGTATGGGAAAATGTACCTGGAGCATTCTCCTCAAACAAAGGAGAAGACTTTAGGGCAGTCCTCGAAGAAATCTGTAAAATCAAAGATGCCGGTATTACAGTGCCTAAACCTAAGAAATGGTCAGCTGCAGGAGAAATCATGGCAGATGAGGGAACTTGTAGTAGATTCTCTGTTGCATGGAGGGTGCTTGATGCTCAATACTGGGGAGTTCCCCAACGAAGAAAACGTATCTTCCTTGTCGCAGATTTTGCAGGTAGGGGTGCCGGAGAAATATTATTTAAGTCAGAAGGCTTGTCTGGGTATTCTGCGGAGAGCTTCCGCTCGTGGCAAAGAACTACCTCCGATGCTATCAAGGGCATTAAAAAAACAAGCACTGTCTGCTTAAATGACCAAGGTGGAAAAAGAATGGATCTAACGAAAGATGTGACCTGTACCCTTCGTGCAGAAAGCCATCATCCCCCACTTGTATTTGAAAATCATTCACAGGATTCCCGATATAAGGGGCCGCTTGATGTATCACAGACCATCCTTTCAACTTTTGGTACTGGTGGTAATAATCAACCTTTTGTAGTAGAAACACCTAAGACACTGAAAATCCGATGTGGTTGTGAGGGTGGCGGGAAAGGTGCATTGATACAAGATGATATTTCAGCCACCCTTGGTTGTAATAATGATCAAACTTTGTTTGTGCCAAAGGTATACGGTATTTGTTCCAAGGACAGTAATTCTATGAAATCAGATAATCCAAACAGTGGGATTTATGAGGCAGATACATCAAGAACTATTGATGCTAATGGTAGTAACCCATCCTGTAATCAAGGTGGTATGGCTGTGGTGGAAAGCTATGCACTGCAAGGATCTATGATTGGCAGAAAGGACAAGAATGGACCACAAGGTGATGGCATCGGTGAGGAGGTTTCATTTACCCTTAATACAGCAGATCATCATGCAGTTGCTTATGGGATTGATCGTGCCGCATTTAATCAAGGGGAAAATGCAAAGTATAGTTTTGCAGTAGATGAAGAGGTTGAACCGACTATGGTTGCAAAAGGACCAGGTGCTGTTGCTCATCCTACTTACAGTGCAAGTAAGGCATCGTTTTTCACTTCTGCAAAAGAAGAACTGGCAAACACTTTGGTAGCTACAGATTATAAAGATCCTCCACTTATTAATGATGTTGATGGACTTGATTATATTGTCCGAAGGCTGACACCAATCGAATGTGCAAGTTTACAGGGATTTCCAAAATGGTGGTGCAGTAACCTTGAAACAAAAAATCCAACTCAGGATGAAATTATTCTGTGGAAGGAAATCTTCAAAGTTCATGCAAAAGCAATCGGTAAGAATACAAAACCAAAGACGGATAACCAAATTAGAAAATGGTTACAGAAACCGCATTCAGATTCTGCAGAGTATAAGATGTGGGGCAATGGTGTGGCTCTTCCATGTGTATGTTTTGTGTTATCGGGAATTGTGTGGTTTACACAATTTGATAGCAAATAA
- a CDS encoding HNH endonuclease: MPRKPKHPCSYPGCPNLTEGQYCEIHRTQERRRYDKYERSKDVNKKYGRAWKRIRDRYISQHPLCEMCQKDGKLTPAKEVHHIVPISQGGTHDKSNLMSLCKSCHNKIHFELGDRQIRK, from the coding sequence GTGCCAAGAAAACCAAAACATCCATGTAGCTATCCAGGATGCCCAAACCTAACGGAGGGACAGTACTGTGAAATTCATAGGACACAAGAGCGAAGACGCTACGATAAGTATGAGCGTTCTAAAGATGTTAATAAAAAGTATGGAAGAGCCTGGAAAAGAATTCGTGACAGATATATTTCACAACATCCTTTGTGTGAAATGTGTCAAAAAGACGGCAAACTAACTCCCGCAAAAGAAGTACATCATATTGTTCCTATCTCTCAAGGTGGTACACATGATAAAAGTAATTTAATGTCTCTTTGTAAATCTTGTCACAATAAGATTCATTTTGAACTTGGTGATAGGCAGATTCGTAAGTGA
- a CDS encoding DUF7678 domain-containing protein has protein sequence MEVGSANFTLKRNGEIVCNYDRGWDIKPVDKETQRALEVLLHSENY, from the coding sequence ATGGAGGTAGGGTCAGCAAACTTCACTTTAAAGCGTAACGGTGAAATTGTATGCAACTATGATAGAGGTTGGGATATAAAGCCGGTTGATAAAGAAACACAGCGTGCACTCGAAGTACTTCTCCACAGTGAGAATTACTAA
- a CDS encoding P27 family phage terminase small subunit yields MAKDGTARGGQRVGSGRKSKALTDKIADGRLKGTRVLPEPIDIEGADIPPVKDYLKAAQKNGKDLCAEGVYRDTYQWLKERGCEMLVNNQLIEQYAMSVSRWIQCEECISEYGFLAKHPTTGNAIASPYVSMSQTYMKQVNQCWYQIYQIVKENCSVEFGGNSPQDDLMERLLTARKGK; encoded by the coding sequence GTGGCAAAGGACGGTACTGCAAGAGGTGGTCAGCGAGTTGGTTCAGGTAGAAAAAGCAAAGCATTAACAGACAAAATTGCTGACGGAAGATTAAAAGGCACAAGGGTACTTCCGGAGCCTATTGATATTGAAGGAGCAGATATACCGCCTGTAAAAGATTATCTAAAGGCAGCTCAAAAAAATGGTAAAGACCTATGTGCTGAAGGAGTGTATAGAGATACATATCAATGGCTTAAAGAACGTGGCTGTGAAATGTTAGTAAACAACCAGCTTATCGAGCAATATGCCATGAGCGTTTCTCGTTGGATTCAATGTGAGGAATGTATCTCTGAATATGGATTTCTTGCTAAACATCCAACAACTGGAAATGCTATAGCATCTCCATATGTATCAATGAGTCAGACCTACATGAAACAGGTAAATCAGTGTTGGTATCAGATTTATCAGATAGTGAAAGAAAACTGTAGCGTTGAGTTTGGAGGAAATAGTCCACAAGACGATTTGATGGAGCGATTACTTACTGCGAGGAAAGGAAAATGA
- a CDS encoding VRR-NUC domain-containing protein yields MQEKYIERKLVAAVKKMGGMAPKFVSPGLDGVPDRIVLLPMGKIAFVELKTPGKKMRALQVRQKDKLESLGFSVYCIDRIEQIGGILNEIQST; encoded by the coding sequence ATGCAAGAAAAATATATAGAAAGAAAGCTTGTAGCAGCAGTGAAGAAGATGGGAGGAATGGCACCCAAATTTGTAAGTCCTGGTTTAGATGGTGTGCCAGACAGAATTGTGCTTTTACCTATGGGGAAAATTGCTTTTGTTGAATTAAAGACCCCTGGTAAAAAAATGAGGGCTTTACAAGTAAGACAAAAAGATAAGTTGGAATCACTTGGCTTTTCGGTTTACTGCATTGATAGAATTGAGCAGATTGGAGGGATACTCAATGAAATACAATCCACATAA
- a CDS encoding site-specific DNA-methyltransferase gives MNIEKKNTVDLLPADYNPRKDLKPGDAEYEKLKRSIEQFGYVEPVIWNKATGRVVGGHQRLKVLIDMGITEVECVVIEMSDEKEKALNIALNKISGDWDKDKLAILISDLQGTDFDVSLTGFEPEELDDLFKDTLKDGIHDDDFDVDEELKKPTMSKTGDVWFLGKHRLVCGDSTKAKTYDLLMGKKKANLVITDPPYNVNYEGSAGKIKNDNMEKDTFYQFLFDAFTNMEKVMAEDASIYVFHADTEGLNFRKAFANAGFYLSGTCIWKKQSLVLGRSPYQWQHEPVLFGWKKKGKHQWYTGRKESTIWEFDKPRKSADHPTMKPIPLLAYPIMNSSMSNCIVLDPFGGSGSTLIACEQANRICYTVELDEKYCDVIVKRYIEQVGSFDNVKVQRDGLTYSYKEVEVSDETK, from the coding sequence ATGAATATTGAAAAAAAGAATACAGTAGATTTACTTCCCGCTGATTATAATCCTCGTAAGGATTTAAAACCAGGGGATGCTGAATATGAAAAGCTGAAACGTTCCATTGAACAATTTGGTTATGTTGAGCCTGTTATCTGGAATAAGGCTACAGGACGTGTTGTTGGTGGACATCAAAGATTAAAGGTGCTCATTGATATGGGAATTACAGAGGTTGAGTGTGTTGTTATTGAAATGTCAGATGAAAAAGAAAAGGCTCTTAACATAGCTCTTAATAAAATAAGCGGTGATTGGGATAAAGATAAACTTGCCATATTAATTTCTGATTTGCAGGGTACAGATTTTGATGTATCGCTTACTGGGTTTGAACCCGAAGAATTGGATGACCTTTTTAAAGATACGCTAAAAGATGGTATCCATGATGATGACTTTGATGTCGATGAAGAGCTTAAGAAACCAACTATGTCAAAAACAGGAGATGTGTGGTTTTTAGGAAAGCACCGTTTAGTTTGCGGTGATTCTACCAAAGCAAAAACTTATGATTTGCTTATGGGTAAGAAAAAAGCAAATTTGGTTATAACAGACCCTCCGTACAATGTAAATTACGAAGGTAGTGCAGGTAAGATTAAAAATGACAACATGGAAAAGGATACATTTTATCAATTCCTTTTTGATGCTTTTACTAATATGGAAAAGGTCATGGCAGAAGATGCAAGCATTTATGTGTTTCATGCAGATACAGAGGGGCTAAATTTCCGCAAAGCATTTGCTAATGCCGGATTTTATTTATCTGGTACTTGTATTTGGAAAAAGCAAAGCTTAGTGCTTGGACGTTCTCCTTATCAATGGCAGCATGAACCAGTACTGTTTGGATGGAAGAAAAAAGGAAAACATCAGTGGTACACGGGGAGAAAAGAATCCACTATCTGGGAATTTGATAAACCAAGGAAAAGTGCTGATCATCCTACCATGAAACCTATTCCTCTGCTTGCTTATCCGATTATGAATTCCAGTATGAGTAACTGTATTGTACTAGACCCATTTGGAGGTTCAGGAAGTACACTAATTGCCTGTGAGCAGGCTAACCGTATCTGCTATACTGTAGAACTTGATGAAAAATACTGCGATGTTATTGTAAAAAGATATATTGAACAGGTCGGTTCTTTCGATAATGTAAAAGTGCAAAGAGACGGTCTTACCTACTCCTACAAAGAAGTGGAGGTAAGCGATGAAACAAAATAA
- a CDS encoding DUF7678 domain-containing protein has product MWKEGSLKVYNSIFHYWMKVYDESSKFGIDGGRVSKLHFKA; this is encoded by the coding sequence ATGTGGAAAGAAGGAAGTTTGAAAGTTTATAATAGTATTTTCCACTATTGGATGAAAGTTTATGATGAAAGCAGTAAGTTCGGTATTGATGGAGGTAGGGTCAGCAAACTTCACTTTAAAGCGTAA
- a CDS encoding DEAD/DEAH box helicase, giving the protein MKYNPHKYQNYATDFILKHPVSAVFLEMGLGKSIITLTAIFELCMDSFLVRKVLVIAPLRVARDTWPEEIEKWDHLKGLSYSVAVGSEKNRINALMKRATVYIINRENVDWLVNKSGIPFDFDMVVIDELSSFKSYGAKRFKSLLKVRPKAKRIVGLTGTPSSNGLMDLWAEFRILDLGQRLGRYITHYRNTFFCPDKRNAQMIFSYKPLPGAEEKIYKQISDITISMKSCDYLKMPECVINKVFAFLDDKEWSIYSDFRDDMVAKLGDDEIDAANAAVLSGKLLQMANGAVYDEENRTHHIHNRKLDILEDLIEGANGKPVLIAYWYKHDFERINKRFNVRQIKTSKDIKDWNEGKIPIAVIHPASAGHGLNLQKGGSTLIWFGLTWSLELYSQTNARLYRQGQKDMVVIHHIITKGTIDEDVMKALIRKENSQASLIKAVKAKLEVV; this is encoded by the coding sequence ATGAAATACAATCCACATAAATATCAAAATTATGCAACAGACTTTATTTTAAAGCACCCCGTATCTGCGGTATTTCTAGAAATGGGTCTTGGTAAAAGTATAATTACTTTAACTGCTATATTTGAACTTTGCATGGACAGCTTCCTTGTTAGAAAAGTTTTAGTGATTGCGCCTCTTCGTGTGGCGAGAGATACATGGCCTGAGGAAATAGAGAAATGGGATCATTTAAAAGGACTTTCCTATTCTGTGGCAGTGGGTAGTGAAAAAAATAGAATAAATGCTCTTATGAAAAGAGCAACGGTTTATATCATTAATCGTGAAAATGTAGATTGGCTTGTAAATAAGAGTGGTATTCCTTTTGATTTTGATATGGTTGTTATTGATGAGCTGTCATCATTTAAATCCTATGGTGCCAAGCGTTTCAAAAGTCTTTTGAAAGTTAGACCCAAAGCAAAAAGGATTGTTGGTCTAACAGGTACTCCTTCAAGTAATGGACTTATGGATTTATGGGCAGAGTTTCGGATCCTTGATTTGGGTCAAAGACTTGGAAGGTATATCACCCACTACCGTAATACCTTCTTTTGCCCAGACAAACGAAATGCTCAAATGATTTTTTCATATAAACCACTTCCAGGTGCTGAAGAGAAGATTTATAAGCAGATATCAGATATTACTATCTCCATGAAATCCTGTGATTATCTGAAAATGCCAGAATGTGTGATAAACAAAGTCTTTGCTTTTCTTGATGATAAGGAATGGTCGATATATTCGGATTTTAGAGATGATATGGTGGCAAAACTTGGAGATGATGAAATTGATGCAGCTAATGCTGCGGTTCTTTCAGGGAAACTCCTCCAGATGGCAAATGGTGCTGTCTATGATGAAGAAAATAGAACACATCATATTCATAACCGTAAACTTGATATTCTTGAAGATTTAATTGAAGGTGCTAATGGTAAGCCTGTACTTATCGCCTATTGGTATAAGCATGACTTTGAACGAATAAACAAAAGGTTTAATGTAAGACAGATAAAAACATCAAAAGATATTAAGGATTGGAATGAAGGTAAAATTCCTATTGCTGTAATTCATCCTGCATCTGCAGGACATGGTCTAAACCTTCAAAAAGGAGGTTCAACGCTTATATGGTTTGGTCTTACCTGGTCTTTAGAACTCTACAGCCAAACAAATGCAAGGCTTTACAGGCAAGGGCAAAAAGATATGGTTGTCATCCACCATATAATTACAAAAGGCACAATTGATGAAGATGTAATGAAAGCACTTATCAGAAAAGAAAACTCCCAAGCCTCTCTAATAAAAGCTGTAAAAGCAAAGTTGGAGGTGGTGTGA
- a CDS encoding DUF7768 domain-containing protein — protein MMNINKFNAERYHDPTPYEAITNIVKEEKAALKPAFRPLVYICSPFSGNTKCNIKRTQEFCRFALENGNIPLAPHLMFPQFMNDADAKERDLAIFMDIILMGKCQEVWVLGDVISNGMSIEINKAKSRKQKVRYFNSKFAEVDTL, from the coding sequence ATGATGAACATAAATAAATTTAATGCTGAAAGATATCATGACCCTACTCCATATGAAGCAATAACCAATATTGTAAAGGAAGAGAAAGCAGCGTTAAAACCTGCTTTCCGTCCATTGGTGTACATTTGCTCCCCTTTTAGTGGCAATACCAAATGCAACATCAAACGAACTCAGGAATTTTGCCGTTTTGCATTAGAGAATGGAAATATTCCTCTAGCACCTCATCTCATGTTTCCACAATTTATGAATGATGCTGATGCGAAAGAACGTGACCTTGCCATTTTCATGGATATTATCCTTATGGGTAAATGCCAAGAGGTATGGGTACTTGGAGATGTAATATCTAACGGTATGAGCATCGAAATTAATAAAGCAAAAAGTCGAAAACAAAAGGTCAGGTATTTTAACAGCAAGTTTGCGGAGGTAGATACTCTATGA
- a CDS encoding DUF1492 domain-containing protein yields MKAKEYLHQAYRLDQRINSDIEEIERLRAMATSVSSPNWDEKVSHSRNTNAPFVRCLERIMDLENKINAEVDRLVNLKEQVREVIEKVSNTDEQMVLRYRYIHNLTWEQIGDELNADKSTVRRWHGNALNHVVLPEKPITI; encoded by the coding sequence ATGAAAGCTAAAGAATATTTACATCAGGCTTACAGACTTGATCAAAGGATAAATTCAGACATTGAAGAAATAGAACGTTTAAGAGCGATGGCAACAAGTGTTTCTTCTCCAAACTGGGATGAGAAGGTTAGTCATTCTCGTAATACTAATGCTCCATTTGTGAGATGCCTTGAGCGGATTATGGATTTAGAAAATAAAATCAATGCTGAGGTTGATCGCCTTGTGAATCTTAAAGAACAAGTCCGTGAAGTTATAGAAAAAGTGTCAAACACGGATGAGCAGATGGTTCTTCGTTATCGTTATATCCATAACCTCACTTGGGAACAGATTGGTGATGAACTAAATGCTGATAAGAGTACAGTTAGAAGATGGCATGGGAATGCATTAAACCATGTAGTGTTACCAGAAAAACCAATAACAATTTAA